From Aphelocoma coerulescens isolate FSJ_1873_10779 chromosome 15, UR_Acoe_1.0, whole genome shotgun sequence, one genomic window encodes:
- the YDJC gene encoding carbohydrate deacetylase isoform X1, which produces MLQVKLIVTGDDFGYCPRRNQGIVDCFLAGAVSNVSLLVNGSAAADAAKLARRHNIPIGLHANLSEGSPVCEVLKTNSSLLNQDGFFHGKMGFRTALSKGLLNMSEVKQELKAQVELFHELTGHLPPHMDGHQHVHVLPEVRHVFAEVLEEYGIKYTRVPIEPGLHNCDWIPPSLMDFYLGVEEDSFNTVDVFTKHGISINTSVPPSGSRWPDIYIGLSTMGRNMSVSSIRSAIDSAILELTAKAPQSRTVTIELMVHPGYPSVPPVGGCGEGPDDFSQSWERLHELQTLIKPELQSHYKSRNIQLCSFKDL; this is translated from the exons ATGCTTCAGGTGAAGCTAATAGTAACTGGAGATGACTTTGGCTATTGTCCTCGGAGAAACCAAGGCATCGTGGACTGTTTCCTGGCTGGTGCGGTATCTAACGTGTCCCTTCTAGTCAACGGAAGTGCTGCAGCAGATGCAGCCAAATTGGCAAGGAG ACACAACATCCCAATAGGCCTGCATGCCAACCTCTCCGAGGGCTCCCCTGTATGTGAGGTGCTCAAGACAAACTCTTCTTTGCTCAACCAAGATGGATTCTtccatggaaaaatgggattcagAACAGCTCTGTCAAAAGGTCTCCTGAATATGTCAGAG GTGAAGCAGGAGCTAAAGGCCCAGGTGGAGCTGTTCCATGAGCTGACAGGTCACCTACCTCCTCACATGGATGGGCACCAGCACGTCCATGTTCTCCCAG AGGTCAGGCACGTATTTGCAGAGGTGTTAGAGGAATATGGGATTAAGTACACACGTGTCCCAATAGAGCCAGGCCTGCATAACTGTGACTGGATTCCACCATCTCTGATGGACTTTTACCTGGGAGTAGAAGAAGATTCTTTTAACACAGTGGATGTGTTTACAAAGCATGGAATAAG CATTAACACCAGTGTTCCCCCCTCTGGCTCCAGGTGGCCAGACATTTACATAGGCCTGAgcaccatgggcaggaacatGTCTGTCAGCAGCATCCGGAGTGCCATCGACAGCGCTATCCTGGAGCTCACGGCCAAGGCACCGCAGAGCAGGACAGTGACAATTGAACTGATGGTGCACCCGGGGTACCCCAGTGTCCCTCCCGTCGGTGGCTGTGGGGAAGGACCAGATGATTTCTCACAGTCCTGGGAACGCCTCCATGAACTCCAGACATTAATTAAGCCGGAGCTGCAGAGCCATTACAAAAGCAGGAACATTCAGCTGTGTTCATTCAAAGATCTTTAA
- the YDJC gene encoding carbohydrate deacetylase isoform X2, producing the protein MLQVKLIVTGDDFGYCPRRNQGIVDCFLAGAVSNVSLLVNGSAAADAAKLARRHNIPIGLHANLSEGSPVCEVLKTNSSLLNQDGFFHGKMGFRTALSKGLLNMSEVKQELKAQVELFHELTGHLPPHMDGHQHVHVLPEVRHVFAEVLEEYGIKYTRVPIEPGLHNCDWIPPSLMDFYLGVEEDSFNTVDVFTKHGIRWPDIYIGLSTMGRNMSVSSIRSAIDSAILELTAKAPQSRTVTIELMVHPGYPSVPPVGGCGEGPDDFSQSWERLHELQTLIKPELQSHYKSRNIQLCSFKDL; encoded by the exons ATGCTTCAGGTGAAGCTAATAGTAACTGGAGATGACTTTGGCTATTGTCCTCGGAGAAACCAAGGCATCGTGGACTGTTTCCTGGCTGGTGCGGTATCTAACGTGTCCCTTCTAGTCAACGGAAGTGCTGCAGCAGATGCAGCCAAATTGGCAAGGAG ACACAACATCCCAATAGGCCTGCATGCCAACCTCTCCGAGGGCTCCCCTGTATGTGAGGTGCTCAAGACAAACTCTTCTTTGCTCAACCAAGATGGATTCTtccatggaaaaatgggattcagAACAGCTCTGTCAAAAGGTCTCCTGAATATGTCAGAG GTGAAGCAGGAGCTAAAGGCCCAGGTGGAGCTGTTCCATGAGCTGACAGGTCACCTACCTCCTCACATGGATGGGCACCAGCACGTCCATGTTCTCCCAG AGGTCAGGCACGTATTTGCAGAGGTGTTAGAGGAATATGGGATTAAGTACACACGTGTCCCAATAGAGCCAGGCCTGCATAACTGTGACTGGATTCCACCATCTCTGATGGACTTTTACCTGGGAGTAGAAGAAGATTCTTTTAACACAGTGGATGTGTTTACAAAGCATGGAATAAG GTGGCCAGACATTTACATAGGCCTGAgcaccatgggcaggaacatGTCTGTCAGCAGCATCCGGAGTGCCATCGACAGCGCTATCCTGGAGCTCACGGCCAAGGCACCGCAGAGCAGGACAGTGACAATTGAACTGATGGTGCACCCGGGGTACCCCAGTGTCCCTCCCGTCGGTGGCTGTGGGGAAGGACCAGATGATTTCTCACAGTCCTGGGAACGCCTCCATGAACTCCAGACATTAATTAAGCCGGAGCTGCAGAGCCATTACAAAAGCAGGAACATTCAGCTGTGTTCATTCAAAGATCTTTAA
- the YDJC gene encoding carbohydrate deacetylase isoform X3, with the protein MTNLLIASARAKHNQSSRHNIPIGLHANLSEGSPVCEVLKTNSSLLNQDGFFHGKMGFRTALSKGLLNMSEVKQELKAQVELFHELTGHLPPHMDGHQHVHVLPEVRHVFAEVLEEYGIKYTRVPIEPGLHNCDWIPPSLMDFYLGVEEDSFNTVDVFTKHGISINTSVPPSGSRWPDIYIGLSTMGRNMSVSSIRSAIDSAILELTAKAPQSRTVTIELMVHPGYPSVPPVGGCGEGPDDFSQSWERLHELQTLIKPELQSHYKSRNIQLCSFKDL; encoded by the exons ATGACAAACCTATTGATAGCATCTGCCAGAGCAAAACATAACCAGAGCAGCAG ACACAACATCCCAATAGGCCTGCATGCCAACCTCTCCGAGGGCTCCCCTGTATGTGAGGTGCTCAAGACAAACTCTTCTTTGCTCAACCAAGATGGATTCTtccatggaaaaatgggattcagAACAGCTCTGTCAAAAGGTCTCCTGAATATGTCAGAG GTGAAGCAGGAGCTAAAGGCCCAGGTGGAGCTGTTCCATGAGCTGACAGGTCACCTACCTCCTCACATGGATGGGCACCAGCACGTCCATGTTCTCCCAG AGGTCAGGCACGTATTTGCAGAGGTGTTAGAGGAATATGGGATTAAGTACACACGTGTCCCAATAGAGCCAGGCCTGCATAACTGTGACTGGATTCCACCATCTCTGATGGACTTTTACCTGGGAGTAGAAGAAGATTCTTTTAACACAGTGGATGTGTTTACAAAGCATGGAATAAG CATTAACACCAGTGTTCCCCCCTCTGGCTCCAGGTGGCCAGACATTTACATAGGCCTGAgcaccatgggcaggaacatGTCTGTCAGCAGCATCCGGAGTGCCATCGACAGCGCTATCCTGGAGCTCACGGCCAAGGCACCGCAGAGCAGGACAGTGACAATTGAACTGATGGTGCACCCGGGGTACCCCAGTGTCCCTCCCGTCGGTGGCTGTGGGGAAGGACCAGATGATTTCTCACAGTCCTGGGAACGCCTCCATGAACTCCAGACATTAATTAAGCCGGAGCTGCAGAGCCATTACAAAAGCAGGAACATTCAGCTGTGTTCATTCAAAGATCTTTAA